GCGATACTGCGTCTGCGGCAGGGCTTCGGCCGCCTAATCCGCACCAAAACCGACAGAGGCGTGGTCGTAATCCTAGACGGCAGAGTAACCGGCAGCCGCTACGGCTCCGCCTTCCTGCGCTCCCTACCCCCAGCCCGCCAAGTGAAGTGCAGCCTACACGAGATACCAGCGGTTGTCCGGAAGCAGCTGCACGGTTAGCGGCGCGATACGAATCCGTTCTCCCATGCTATACTGTCGCTAAATCAGACTACGGATAATGGAAGAATTTGACAACCCTGCGCGACGACTCCGAGCAAAGAGTGGCGATATGGTCGATAGCGCCCCAGGCAATCGGGGCGTACTTCGCCATATTCTTGGCGCAATACATACCGCTGGTGACGATGGAAGCATACGCGCGCATACAGCAGGCGCAAGGCGATTCGTTCAGCGAGATAGCGCGCGACATCGTAAGGTCATCAGGTCCCCTGGGTGGTGGCGCCGCAATGAACGCCCTAGCCGTCGCGCTATGTGTGGAGGCAATAATGGTTCTAGCAAGCTGGCTAAGAAAAAAACAACTCGAGGAGGGAATCAAGATAGGGCGCACGGAAGGCGTTGAAATCGGCGTTCAGAAAGAGCGCAGGCGGACGCACGCCAAACTGCGCGCATGGGCGAAAGAGAACGGCGTTCCTTTCGAAAACCTGCCGATTGATATTGGGGATGAGGACGACGATTAGCGCCTGACTTCGCTTGCCACGCGAAATCATATCATCCGCACGAAGCTGCACGGCTTATCCTGACGCGCCATCCAAATAGCGCTTATGGTGGAACATGTACTGGTTCGCGTAGCCGGCGTGCATGCCGTAGCGGTCTAGCGCCCACTCGCGCATCTCGCGCTTTTGTTTTTCGGTGGGCGCGGACTTGTTGCCGTTGCGGTTTAGTGGCGGTGGAACGGGGGCGTCCGGATACCAGTCTCGCAGCGCCTTCACTATCCACACATCCACCGGGAACGCCTGCGGCTTGTCCAGCGAGAACAACAGCACGCAGTTCGCCACCTTGTCCGCGACTCCGCGCAGCTTGACCAATTCTGCGAGCGCGTGGTCGTACTCTGACTCTCTCAGCGCGTACAAATCCGGACCGTCGCCCGCGACAATCCCTTGCGCTGCCCCTATCACGTTCTGCGCGCGAAAGCCTAACTTCAGGTCGCGCAATGCTTGCTCACCGGCATCGCATAGTGCGCCGGGAGGCGGGAATGCGCTTCTGCTGCCAGCCGACTCCACACCCGAATCGCCGTTATCCTCCGGCGACATATCAAACTGCGGCAGCGCACTGCCATAGTTCGCCGCCATGTTCTCGACGTTCTGCGTGATGCGTGGGATGTTGTTGTTCGCAGAGCAGATGAAGGATACTAGGCACTCCCAAGGCTCCTGTCGCAGCACACGCAGCCCACGATGCCGCTCAACCGCGTCAGCGAGATGCTCGTCCTCGCTCAGCGCCGTGTATATCGCGTCCATGTCATCGTCCACGCGAAGATAGTCGCGCACAAGCGGCTCAAGCGACGCCTCCCTGTCCGGCGCACTCGTGAACTCGATGCCATCATCGACGCGGCGCATCCTGACCGCATTGCCAAATATCACGCCGCCGAACCAGCCATCACCCTCATCGCGCCACCGGAACGCCTGCCCGCCGCAAAGCGTGGCGCGCAAGTCATAAGCCCCCGCAAACGGAATCAGCATAGCCAAACCTTCCTACGCAAATATCAACTGAAAGGCGATTATACCATCCTATACATCCTGTCTATCCTGTTAATTCCGGTGTTGAGAATAGGGCATCGTAGTTTCTGCTAGAATCAGGGACATGCTTGCATCCGCACTTGTTGACAAGCCGACTTACCGCTGGTGGGTGTTTTCCGCCGTTGCGCTGGGGACTTTGACCTCGGTCGTCAATCACGGCGGTATGTCTGTCGCACTTCCGACCATCGCGCAGTACTTCGACGCTGACCTATCGACGGTGCAGTGGGTTGTCATAGCAGAAGGGCTGGCGATAAGCGCCCTTCTGCTGCCGATGGGCAGGCTATCCGACATCGTGGGCAGGAAGCTCATATATGTCGTCGGGCTTGTCATCTTTGTCGCGGCAGCTATATTCGCCGCGACCTCTGGCAGCATTATCGCGCTGATTGCCGCCAAAGCCGTGCAGGGGCTTGGCGCGGCGATGACGCAGGGCACCGGCATGGCGATGATTACCACCGTCTTCCCCAGCGAAGAGCGCGGCAAAGGTATCGGATCGCATGCGAGCGTCGTTGGTACGGGCGGCGTGCTTGGTCCCATCGCCGGTGGCTTCCTGATAACCGCATTCGACTGGCGGTGGCTGTTCTACATCAACATCCTGATGGGCATCGCCACGATGATTGTCGTGCTGCTGATAATCCGCGGCGATGTGTTCCGGCAGGACTCGCGCAACCGCAGCTACGACTACGCAGGCGCGGCGCTGTCCACCGCGGTGCTGCTATCCTTCCTGCTCACCGTGTCCAACGGCTCGCGCATGGGCTGGACGTCTCCGCCGATAATGCTCGGCGCGATGGGATTTTTCGCGTTCCTAGTAGCGTTCATCTGGTGGGAAATGCGCGCATCGTCGCCTATGCTGGATATGTCAATGTTCCGCAGCAGGGTGTTCAGCATCGGCATCGGTACGAACTTCATGTCGTTCTTGGGCATAACGTCGTCGCGATTTTTGCTGCCATTCTACCTTCAGGCGGCGCTGGGATACACACCGGCGCTGGTGGGCTTGGCGCTGCTGCCCAATGCCGCAAGCAGGATTGTGATGGGGCCAGTCAGCGGACGCCTGTCCGACCGATACGGCTGGAAGCCATTCAACATCATCGGGCTGCTGCTGTCCGCGAGCGGTTTGGTTGTCCTCGCATTCCTCTCCGCATCGACATCCATAGTCATTGTAATCGCCGGCATACTCTTGCAGAGCATCGGGTCCGGACTCTTCCAATCGCCCAACTCCGCGTCGATATTCAGCGCGGCTACGCCGGAGCGGCACGGCGTGGTCGCTGCGTTCGTGAACCTATCTCGCAACTCCGGCAATGTGACGGGCACGGCAGTCGCCGCGTCCATCGTTACCGCTGTAATGGTCGGCGCAGGCTTTGAAGTGAAGATAGACGCCGTGCTCGACGCGGCACCCGGCTCGGCACTGCTGGACTCGTTCTTGGACGGGCTGCAGACGGCGTTTCTAACAATGGCGACGCTGCAAATCATCGGCGCGATAGCATCCGTATTCAAGACCGACCCAAAACCCGAAATACCGGCAGACCTGACGCCCGACACGGTTGGCGCGCGGCGGTGAAATTGACATTCACATACAGGGAAATACAGGATGGGCAGGATTTGGCTTGGCGCGTTGTATCCTGCACTTCCTGTCCATCGACCTTAATTGTATCGATGAAATTATGTAGGCGCTGAAACGATTGACGACATCGGGGTGCGGTGCTATCGTCAAGGTAGATAACACGCGGCGGCAAGTTGCATCGGACAACGGACATGTCTGCCGCCCGGCTAAGGTAGGCATTTTTGGCACAGAGCACAATAAGGGCGCCGGCGTCCACTGCCGCCGGTGCCGCCGAACGGCAGTCCTTCGCTGAGCGACTCAGGCAATCTCCCATCGCCGAGACACTAGCGATCCCCGACTTTCGCTGGATTTGGCTTGGGTCGTTTGCGTCGTTCACCGCAATGAACATGCAAATGATTACCCGCGGATGGCTTGTGTTGCGGCTAGAAAACGACTCGCCGTCCGCGCTAACCTGGGCGATGGTGTCGTTCGCCGCGCCGATGGCTATTATCTCCCTGTTCGGCGGCGCGCTGTCGGACAGAATGCCGAAGAAGTACCTTATATTCGGCAGCCAGTTGGGGAACGCCGCTCTCACCCTTGTCGTGGGTATGATGGACGCCACCGGCACCATCTGGCTCGGCGCATTGATGGCGTTGGGAGTGCTGAACGGCTCGATGTTCGCGCTCAACATGCCAAGCCGCCAAGCCATCATATCCGAGATTGTGCCGCGTGACCGCGTGATGAACGCCGTCGCCCTGAACAACGCATCCATGAACCTGACGCGCGCGGCAGGACCTGCAGTCGCCGGCATTCTCATTGCCTTCTTCAGCACCGCTCTCGTCTTCTATATCGTGTCCATCGTGTATGTCATCTCTGGCTTTTCCGTTCTGCGCGTCAAGAGCATGGGAGTCCGGGCAAGCGGGCCACGCAAAAGCGTAACCGGCGACATCAAGGAAGGCTTGAATTACGCCTTGGGAGACAAGACACTCAGGGGCCTCATCATCATGGCGTTTCTGCCGGCGATGTTCGGCTTCACGCTCTTCGCCCTAATGCCCGCGTGGGCGCGCGAGCAGCTCAACGTAACATCGTTCGACCTCGGTTACCTGATGGCTGTTATGGGCATAGGCGCTCTGGTCGGCACCCTCGGGCTGGCGTCTATGCGGAACCTCGGCAATCGTGGCATAATCCTTCTCGTCATCAGCGTGATATGGGGTATATCCGTCGTGGGCGTCGCGTTCTCCGCCGAGTTCGTCTCCGCGATATTCTTCCTTGTCATTAACGGCCTCCTCAGCTCGCTCTACATGTCGCTGAACATGACCCTGTCGCAGATATACGCCGACCCCGAGAAGCGCGGTCGAGTCATGAGCCTGTTCATGATGACGTTCGGGCTGATGCCCATCGGCGCGATACCGTTCGGCGAATTCGCCGAAGTAATCGGCACGGGGCAGGCGCTCAGCATAAGCGGCATGATTCTGAC
Above is a genomic segment from Chloroflexota bacterium containing:
- a CDS encoding MFS transporter, which codes for MLASALVDKPTYRWWVFSAVALGTLTSVVNHGGMSVALPTIAQYFDADLSTVQWVVIAEGLAISALLLPMGRLSDIVGRKLIYVVGLVIFVAAAIFAATSGSIIALIAAKAVQGLGAAMTQGTGMAMITTVFPSEERGKGIGSHASVVGTGGVLGPIAGGFLITAFDWRWLFYINILMGIATMIVVLLIIRGDVFRQDSRNRSYDYAGAALSTAVLLSFLLTVSNGSRMGWTSPPIMLGAMGFFAFLVAFIWWEMRASSPMLDMSMFRSRVFSIGIGTNFMSFLGITSSRFLLPFYLQAALGYTPALVGLALLPNAASRIVMGPVSGRLSDRYGWKPFNIIGLLLSASGLVVLAFLSASTSIVIVIAGILLQSIGSGLFQSPNSASIFSAATPERHGVVAAFVNLSRNSGNVTGTAVAASIVTAVMVGAGFEVKIDAVLDAAPGSALLDSFLDGLQTAFLTMATLQIIGAIASVFKTDPKPEIPADLTPDTVGARR
- a CDS encoding MFS transporter; amino-acid sequence: MAQSTIRAPASTAAGAAERQSFAERLRQSPIAETLAIPDFRWIWLGSFASFTAMNMQMITRGWLVLRLENDSPSALTWAMVSFAAPMAIISLFGGALSDRMPKKYLIFGSQLGNAALTLVVGMMDATGTIWLGALMALGVLNGSMFALNMPSRQAIISEIVPRDRVMNAVALNNASMNLTRAAGPAVAGILIAFFSTALVFYIVSIVYVISGFSVLRVKSMGVRASGPRKSVTGDIKEGLNYALGDKTLRGLIIMAFLPAMFGFTLFALMPAWAREQLNVTSFDLGYLMAVMGIGALVGTLGLASMRNLGNRGIILLVISVIWGISVVGVAFSAEFVSAIFFLVINGLLSSLYMSLNMTLSQIYADPEKRGRVMSLFMMTFGLMPIGAIPFGEFAEVIGTGQALSISGMILTGLTIIFAFAYPHFRRIQ